The Aureispira anguillae genome contains a region encoding:
- a CDS encoding alpha/beta fold hydrolase: MSLADTLKQQPWFDTKEYPFKSNYITINGKMMHYIDEGEGDIILMVHGTPAWSFLYRNLVKELSKTHRCIVPDHLGFGLSEKSKEINSSAPQLAANLEVFINQLGLKNIQLMVHDFGGPIGLAYAIKQPQNVQKIVLMNTWLWKTKDQTAAQKIDKILHSSFGKFLYLRLNFSPKFLIPKSFYNKKKLPKNIHKHYTQVFRNKSERHGLLQIGQSIVGASDWYEMQWKQIDAIQNKPFLVLWGTKDDFIPPSHLETWKKTLNNAQFIPYDCGHFIQEEKAQEILPPIKAFFSIFS, from the coding sequence ATGTCACTTGCTGATACACTTAAACAACAGCCTTGGTTTGATACTAAAGAATACCCTTTCAAAAGTAATTATATAACCATCAATGGGAAAATGATGCATTATATTGATGAAGGAGAAGGGGACATCATACTTATGGTACATGGTACACCTGCTTGGTCATTTTTATATCGAAATCTAGTCAAAGAACTTTCCAAAACACATCGCTGTATTGTTCCTGATCATTTAGGGTTTGGATTGTCAGAAAAATCAAAAGAGATCAACTCTAGTGCTCCTCAATTGGCTGCCAACTTAGAAGTATTCATTAACCAATTGGGCTTAAAAAATATTCAATTAATGGTACACGATTTTGGTGGTCCAATTGGATTAGCCTATGCTATTAAACAGCCTCAAAATGTCCAAAAGATTGTGCTAATGAACACTTGGTTGTGGAAAACTAAAGATCAAACCGCTGCACAAAAAATTGATAAAATATTGCACAGTAGCTTTGGTAAATTTCTCTACCTTAGGCTAAATTTTTCTCCCAAATTTCTTATTCCTAAGTCCTTTTACAACAAAAAGAAACTACCCAAAAACATTCACAAACATTATACGCAAGTATTTCGCAATAAAAGTGAACGGCATGGGTTATTACAAATTGGACAGTCTATTGTGGGGGCTTCTGACTGGTACGAAATGCAATGGAAGCAAATTGATGCCATTCAAAACAAGCCATTTTTAGTGTTGTGGGGGACAAAAGATGATTTTATCCCTCCCTCCCATCTAGAAACTTGGAAAAAAACACTAAATAATGCTCAATTTATACCTTATGATTGTGGGCATTTTATACAAGAAGAAAAAGCCCAAGAAATATTGCCTCCGATAAAAGCTTTTTTTAGTATTTTTTCATAA